One part of the Streptomyces nigra genome encodes these proteins:
- a CDS encoding glycosyltransferase 87 family protein, with product METTGTRRSLVWLLAVWGLTRTALLLFVFKVYVFPGPDVTSDVSVIYHDWYEVLRAGTFPLDDVTWQYPPAAALAVLSPALVFWLDYTSAFFVLAFCADLVVLLLLLYAGLRPGRLVRGAWVWVVGVPLLGPTVYARYDVMVTAVAVAALLAGARRPALMGALTAFGAMLKVWPVLLLVAARRRGAWLWAALTAGALALGFAVAMPGAFAFLTFQRDRGTEVESLGGLVLHVARQHGWDGQVLLNYGSVEFLGPYVDAVSTGALALSALAFGWLLLWRLWARRFAPHTLADAAFVAVLMFTTTSRVISPQYLVWLVGLAAVCLCFRGSPMRLPAGLVLAACLATVLEFPVWFAHVVASDALGVTLLFVRNGLLVAATVLAARALWRSTTGRPEPLPVPPPAERARETSLPS from the coding sequence GTGGAGACGACGGGCACGCGGCGGTCCCTGGTGTGGCTGCTGGCCGTCTGGGGCCTGACCAGGACGGCCCTGCTGCTGTTCGTGTTCAAGGTGTACGTCTTCCCCGGCCCGGACGTCACCAGCGATGTGTCGGTGATCTACCACGACTGGTACGAGGTGCTGCGCGCCGGCACCTTCCCGCTGGACGACGTCACCTGGCAGTACCCGCCCGCCGCCGCTCTCGCCGTCCTCTCGCCGGCACTGGTCTTCTGGCTCGACTACACCTCGGCGTTCTTCGTCCTCGCCTTCTGCGCGGACCTCGTCGTCCTGCTGCTCCTGCTGTACGCCGGCCTGCGCCCGGGCCGGCTCGTCCGCGGGGCCTGGGTGTGGGTGGTGGGCGTACCGCTGCTCGGACCGACGGTGTACGCGCGCTACGACGTGATGGTGACCGCCGTCGCCGTGGCCGCGCTGCTGGCCGGTGCCCGGCGCCCGGCGCTGATGGGCGCGCTGACGGCGTTCGGGGCGATGCTCAAGGTGTGGCCGGTACTGCTGCTGGTGGCGGCCCGCCGGCGCGGGGCGTGGCTGTGGGCGGCCCTGACCGCGGGCGCCCTCGCGCTCGGGTTCGCCGTGGCCATGCCCGGCGCGTTCGCGTTCCTGACGTTCCAGCGGGACCGGGGCACCGAGGTCGAGTCGCTGGGCGGCCTTGTCCTCCATGTGGCCCGGCAGCACGGCTGGGACGGCCAGGTGCTGCTCAACTACGGCTCGGTGGAGTTCCTCGGCCCGTACGTCGACGCCGTCAGCACGGGCGCCCTGGCGCTGAGCGCCCTCGCGTTCGGCTGGCTGCTGCTGTGGCGGCTGTGGGCGCGGCGGTTCGCGCCGCACACGCTCGCGGACGCGGCGTTCGTGGCGGTGCTGATGTTCACCACCACCAGCCGGGTGATCAGCCCGCAGTATCTGGTGTGGCTGGTCGGCCTGGCCGCCGTCTGCCTGTGCTTCCGGGGCAGCCCGATGCGGCTGCCGGCCGGCCTGGTGCTCGCCGCGTGTCTGGCGACGGTGCTGGAGTTCCCGGTGTGGTTCGCGCACGTGGTGGCGAGCGACGCGCTCGGGGTCACCCTGCTGTTCGTCCGCAACGGCCTGCTGGTCGCCGCCACCGTGCTGGCGGCCCGCGCGCTGTGGCGCTCCACCACCGGGCGTCCCGAGCCGCTGCCCGTGCCGCCGCCCGCGGAACGCGCCCGCGAGACGTCCCTGCCCTCCTGA
- a CDS encoding NlpC/P60 family protein, translating into MGSHRRLESPGFDRGAGAALCVLSAAAAALGAVPAAVAAPHDDTRAEVDRLYTEAEKATEAYNRAEERAEKLRTEVRSAQDRIARQQQDINSQRDALGSLAGAQYRSGGIDPSLALLLSDDPADYLDRAATLARISAHHAGELKDLQDAMRRLAQERAEAAGKLAELDKSRQAVATHKRTVERKLTQARRLLNSLTAADRAAYERASRSGRDELLGLGGALPASGRAAAAVAAAQSALGRPYVWGANGPSGFDCSGLIQWSYAQAGVALPRTSQGQRYAGRQVPLSEARPGDIVTYRSDASHVGMYMGNGQVIHAPYPGAPVRYDPVGMIPGATVTRV; encoded by the coding sequence GTGGGGTCCCATCGTCGCCTTGAATCACCCGGGTTCGACCGGGGCGCCGGCGCAGCGCTGTGCGTCCTGTCGGCCGCGGCCGCCGCCCTCGGTGCCGTACCGGCGGCCGTCGCCGCGCCGCACGACGACACCCGGGCCGAGGTGGACCGCCTCTACACGGAGGCCGAGAAGGCCACCGAGGCGTACAACCGGGCCGAGGAACGCGCCGAGAAGCTGCGCACCGAGGTCAGAAGCGCCCAGGACCGCATCGCCCGGCAGCAGCAGGACATCAACTCCCAGCGGGACGCGCTCGGTTCGCTGGCCGGCGCCCAGTACCGCTCGGGCGGCATCGACCCGTCCCTCGCCCTGCTGCTCTCCGACGACCCGGCCGACTACCTCGACCGGGCCGCCACCCTCGCCCGGATCAGCGCCCACCACGCGGGCGAGCTCAAGGACCTCCAGGACGCCATGCGGCGCCTCGCCCAGGAACGGGCCGAGGCGGCCGGGAAACTCGCCGAGCTCGACAAGAGCCGCCAGGCCGTCGCCACGCACAAGCGGACCGTCGAGCGGAAGCTCACCCAGGCGCGCCGGCTCCTCAACTCCCTGACCGCCGCCGACCGCGCCGCCTACGAGCGGGCCTCCCGCTCGGGCCGCGACGAACTCCTCGGCCTCGGCGGCGCCCTGCCCGCGTCGGGCCGCGCCGCGGCCGCCGTCGCCGCCGCCCAGTCCGCGCTCGGCAGGCCGTACGTGTGGGGCGCCAACGGACCGTCCGGCTTCGACTGTTCGGGCCTGATCCAGTGGTCGTACGCGCAGGCAGGTGTCGCCCTGCCGCGCACCTCGCAGGGGCAGCGCTACGCCGGGCGGCAGGTCCCGCTCTCCGAGGCCCGGCCCGGCGACATCGTCACCTACCGCTCCGACGCCAGCCATGTCGGGATGTACATGGGCAACGGCCAGGTGATCCACGCGCCCTACCCGGGGGCGCCGGTGCGCTACGACCCGGTGGGCATGATCCCCGGCGCGACCGTCACCAGGGTCTGA
- a CDS encoding C40 family peptidase produces the protein MASHRRPKQPSRARVTVLTTAAAAAVAISSQAANAAPSEKPSKDEVKAKVDALYEQAEQATEKYNGAKEKQEKLQKEISTIQDNVARGQDDLNELRDAMGLAAAAQYRTGSIDSSVQLFLSADPDDYLDKASTMDQLSAQQVESLKKIQEKQRELAQQRAEAADKLKDLSSTRTELGKKKKEVQAKLGEAQKLLNSLSAAEKAALAAEDARASRSASDRVDLGNTAPGTGRAMAAFQAAQSKIGSPYVYGASGPSSFDCSGLTSWAFAQAGVGIPRTSQAQANYGTRIYSQSQLKVGDLVIFYGDLHHVGFYAGNGQILHAPRSGTVVRYESINNMPFQFGVRI, from the coding sequence GTGGCGTCCCACCGTCGACCCAAGCAGCCGAGCCGTGCACGTGTGACCGTGCTCACCACCGCGGCAGCCGCCGCCGTGGCCATCAGTTCTCAGGCGGCCAACGCGGCACCCAGCGAGAAGCCGAGCAAGGACGAGGTCAAGGCCAAGGTCGACGCCCTCTACGAGCAGGCCGAGCAGGCCACCGAGAAGTACAACGGCGCCAAGGAGAAGCAGGAGAAGCTCCAGAAGGAGATCTCCACGATCCAGGACAACGTCGCCCGGGGCCAGGACGACCTGAACGAGCTCCGCGACGCCATGGGTCTCGCCGCCGCCGCGCAGTACCGCACCGGCAGCATCGACTCCTCCGTCCAGCTGTTCCTGTCGGCCGACCCGGACGACTACCTGGACAAGGCCTCCACGATGGACCAGCTGAGCGCTCAGCAGGTCGAGTCGCTGAAGAAGATCCAGGAGAAGCAGCGCGAGCTGGCGCAGCAGCGCGCCGAGGCCGCCGACAAGCTCAAGGACCTCTCCTCCACCCGCACCGAGCTGGGCAAGAAGAAGAAGGAGGTCCAGGCCAAGCTGGGCGAGGCGCAGAAGCTGCTCAACAGCCTCAGCGCCGCCGAGAAGGCCGCCCTCGCCGCCGAGGACGCCCGGGCCAGCCGCTCCGCCTCGGACCGCGTCGACCTCGGCAACACCGCCCCCGGCACGGGCCGCGCCATGGCCGCCTTCCAGGCCGCCCAGAGCAAGATCGGCTCGCCCTACGTCTACGGCGCTTCCGGCCCGTCCTCCTTCGACTGCTCGGGCCTGACCTCCTGGGCCTTCGCCCAGGCCGGCGTCGGCATCCCGCGCACCTCGCAGGCGCAGGCCAACTACGGCACGAGGATCTACAGCCAGTCCCAGCTCAAGGTCGGCGACCTGGTCATCTTCTACGGTGACCTGCACCACGTCGGCTTCTACGCCGGCAACGGCCAGATCCTGCACGCCCCGCGCTCCGGCACGGTCGTGCGCTACGAGTCGATCAACAACATGCCGTTCCAGTTCGGCGTCCGGATCTGA